One region of Mycolicibacterium insubricum genomic DNA includes:
- the gcvT gene encoding glycine cleavage system aminomethyltransferase GcvT, with the protein MTDNLLHGPLEDRHRALGASFAEFGGWLMPVSYAGTVAEHNATRGTVGLFDVSHLGKALVRGPGAAAFVNSALTNDLNRIGPGQAQYTLCCTDDGGVIDDLIAYYVSDDEVFLVPNAANTAAVVAAMKAVVPEGITVTDEHRSRAVLAVQGPESTRVLTELGLPTDMDYMAWADAEYAGVPVRVCRTGYTGEHGYEILPPWDQAPVVFDALVAAVGAAGGELAGLGARDTLRTEMGYPLHGHELSTAITPVQAGCGWAVGWRKDAFWGRDALLAEKEAGPKRRLRGLRALGRGVLRADLDVLADGNRVGVTTSGTFSPTLKTGIALALIDSAAGIADGDTVTVDVRGRGIECEVVKPPFVTAAPK; encoded by the coding sequence GTGACCGATAACCTGCTGCACGGGCCCCTGGAGGATCGCCACCGCGCCCTGGGTGCGAGCTTCGCCGAGTTCGGCGGCTGGCTGATGCCGGTGTCCTACGCCGGAACCGTCGCCGAGCACAACGCGACCCGGGGCACCGTCGGCCTGTTCGACGTCAGCCACCTGGGCAAGGCGCTGGTGCGCGGGCCGGGCGCCGCCGCGTTCGTCAACTCCGCGCTGACCAACGACCTGAACCGGATCGGACCCGGCCAGGCCCAGTACACGCTGTGCTGCACCGACGACGGCGGGGTGATCGACGACCTGATCGCCTACTACGTCTCCGATGACGAGGTCTTCCTGGTACCCAACGCGGCGAACACCGCGGCCGTCGTCGCCGCGATGAAAGCCGTTGTACCCGAAGGCATCACCGTGACCGACGAACACCGTTCGCGCGCCGTGCTGGCCGTGCAGGGACCGGAGTCGACCCGGGTGCTCACCGAACTGGGACTGCCCACCGACATGGACTACATGGCCTGGGCCGACGCCGAGTACGCCGGTGTTCCGGTCCGGGTGTGCCGCACCGGCTACACCGGCGAACACGGCTACGAAATCCTGCCGCCGTGGGATCAGGCGCCCGTGGTGTTCGACGCGCTGGTCGCCGCCGTCGGTGCCGCCGGCGGCGAACTGGCCGGGCTCGGCGCCCGCGACACCCTGCGCACCGAGATGGGTTATCCGCTGCACGGCCACGAACTTTCGACCGCCATCACCCCGGTGCAGGCCGGCTGTGGCTGGGCCGTCGGGTGGCGCAAGGACGCGTTCTGGGGACGCGATGCGCTGTTGGCCGAGAAGGAGGCCGGCCCCAAGCGCCGATTGCGCGGCCTGCGCGCGCTGGGCCGCGGAGTGCTGCGCGCCGACCTCGACGTGCTGGCCGACGGCAACCGGGTCGGGGTCACCACGTCGGGCACCTTCTCCCCGACGCTGAAAACGGGCATCGCCCTGGCGCTGATCGATTCGGCGGCCGGGATCGCCGACGGGGACACCGTCACCGTCGACGTCCGCGGCCGCGGTATCGAGTGCGAGGTCGTCAAGCCGCCGTTCGTCACCGCCGCACCCAAATAG
- a CDS encoding leucyl aminopeptidase, whose product MSTESDRQSPAVTVAATLSDAVSATDTRDPQPRALVVGIVAGEDGGPAVVLANPFLDAEATGEIESQLRALGAKTGPEQVTRVVVPSLPFEQVLAVGVGRSAEDLSADLVRRCSGAAARAASGVPVLVTALADVDVAAAVEGTVLGGYRFAEFRSAKTAPTDPALNTVVALSVAADAEATANRAALVADAVATARDLVNTPPNALFPKSFAKRARKLGEAAGLEVEVLGVEELEKEGFGGILAVGQGSTRAPRLVRLRHKGAKGGKKVALVGKGVTFDTGGISIKPAASMHHMTSDMGGAAAVIATVVLAARLKLPIDVTATVPMAENMPSGSAQRPGDVLTQYGGTTVEVLNTDAEGRLILADAIVRACEDSPDYLIETSTLTGAQLIALGARIPGVMGSDDFRDRVAARSADVGENAWPMPLPDELKDDLKSTVADLANVSGQRFAGMLVAGVYLREFVADGVDWVHIDIAGPSYNTGSAWGYTPKGGTGVPVRTMLAVLEDIASNG is encoded by the coding sequence GTGAGCACCGAATCCGACCGCCAGTCCCCCGCCGTCACCGTCGCCGCGACCCTCTCCGACGCCGTCTCCGCCACCGATACCCGCGATCCTCAGCCGCGGGCGCTGGTGGTCGGGATCGTCGCCGGAGAGGACGGCGGCCCGGCCGTCGTGCTGGCCAACCCGTTCCTCGACGCCGAAGCCACCGGGGAGATCGAGAGCCAGCTGCGCGCGCTGGGCGCCAAGACCGGCCCGGAGCAGGTGACCCGGGTGGTGGTCCCGTCGCTGCCGTTCGAACAGGTACTGGCCGTCGGCGTGGGCCGCAGCGCCGAGGACCTGTCCGCCGATCTCGTCCGGCGCTGCTCGGGTGCGGCGGCCCGCGCCGCCTCCGGGGTCCCGGTGCTGGTCACCGCGCTGGCCGACGTCGACGTGGCGGCGGCGGTCGAGGGCACGGTGCTCGGCGGCTACCGGTTCGCCGAGTTCCGCAGCGCCAAGACCGCGCCGACCGACCCCGCGCTGAACACGGTGGTGGCGCTGTCGGTGGCCGCCGACGCCGAGGCCACCGCCAACCGGGCCGCCCTGGTCGCCGACGCCGTCGCGACCGCCCGCGACCTGGTCAACACCCCGCCGAATGCCCTGTTCCCGAAGTCGTTCGCCAAGCGCGCGCGCAAGCTCGGCGAGGCCGCCGGCCTGGAGGTCGAGGTGCTCGGCGTCGAGGAACTGGAGAAGGAGGGCTTCGGCGGCATCCTCGCGGTCGGCCAGGGCTCGACGCGTGCGCCGCGGCTGGTGCGGCTGCGGCACAAGGGCGCCAAGGGCGGCAAGAAGGTGGCGCTGGTCGGCAAGGGTGTCACCTTCGACACCGGTGGCATCTCCATCAAGCCGGCCGCTTCCATGCACCACATGACCTCCGATATGGGCGGTGCCGCGGCGGTGATCGCCACCGTGGTGCTGGCCGCCCGGCTCAAGCTGCCGATCGACGTGACCGCGACGGTGCCGATGGCCGAGAACATGCCGTCGGGTTCGGCGCAGCGTCCCGGGGACGTGCTGACCCAGTACGGCGGCACCACCGTGGAGGTGCTCAACACCGACGCCGAGGGGCGGCTGATCCTGGCCGACGCCATCGTGCGGGCCTGTGAGGACTCCCCCGACTACCTGATCGAGACCTCGACGCTGACCGGGGCGCAGCTGATCGCCCTCGGCGCGCGGATACCCGGGGTGATGGGCTCCGACGACTTCCGCGACCGGGTCGCCGCGCGCTCGGCCGACGTCGGCGAGAACGCCTGGCCGATGCCGCTGCCCGACGAGCTCAAGGACGACCTGAAGTCGACGGTCGCCGATCTGGCGAATGTCAGCGGCCAGCGGTTCGCCGGCATGCTGGTGGCCGGGGTGTACCTGCGCGAGTTCGTCGCCGACGGCGTGGACTGGGTGCACATCGACATCGCCGGGCCGTCGTACAACACCGGCAGCGCGTGGGGCTACACCCCCAAGGGCGGTACCGGTGTTCCGGTGCGGACCATGCTCGCCGTCCTGGAGGACATCGCAAGCAACGGCTGA